Genomic window (Streptomyces yatensis):
GCTTCGAGCTGTCAACCACCGGCAACCGTGACCGGGGTCTCAGCAGTCACCCTGTTACCCCCGGTTAACACGGGAGCGCACAAGCCCCGGTCAGCCGTAGGTATCGCCCGGGCCGGTGGAGCCCGGGGAGCGCAGCGGGCCGTAGCGGCGGGCCGGGCCACCGGGGCCCAGGACCTTGATCATCTTGACGGTGCCATGACCCAGATCCGCGTTCAGCCGGGCCACGAGCTGCGGGGCGAGCAGCCGCAGCTGGGTCGCCCACGCCGTGGAGTCACAGCGCACCGTGAGCACCCGGGCGTCCTCGTCGTACCGCTGGGGCTCGCAGTGCTGCGCCACCTCGGGCCCCACCATCTGGGGCCAGCGGCCCATCACCCCGCCGACCGCGGCCGGGGCCTCCCAGCCGCGCTCGGTGATCAGCCGGTTGATCGCCGCACCGAGTGGAAGCGGATCGCGGCCATCGGCGCGCGCGCCGGAGCGCAAGCCCCCTCTGCGCGCCTGCTTCTTCTGCTGGGCCGCGGCTCCCCGGGCACGCGCCTGCTCCTTGGCGGCGCGCAGCGCCACCCGCGCGAGATCGACGCCCGAGGGCTCGGGCACCGGCGAAGGCCCCGCGGGCTGGTCCATTCCGCCGGTCATTCCGTCGGTCATACGCGCCGCACCTCGCCCTCGGACACCGCATAGCGCATGCCGGACAGCACCTGCGGAACGTCGTCTTCCACCGCCGCGGTCACCAGCACCTGCTCCCCGGGGGCGACCAGCTCGGCCAGCCGCTCCCGGCGCCGCTCGTCCAGCTCCGCGAAGACGTCGTCGAGCACCAGCACCGGCTCGCCCGACTCGGTGCGCAGCAGATCGTAGGAGGCCAGCCGCAGGGCGAGGGCGTACGACCAGGACTCGCCATGGCTGGCGTAGCCCTTCGCCGGGAGCCGGCCCAGCTTGAGGATCAGGTCGTCGCGGTGCGGGCCCACCAGCGTGACCCCGCGCTCGATCTCCTGCTTACGGGCCTCGGTGAGGGCGGCCATCAGCAGCTCGTACAGCTCCTCGCGGCTGCCCGCGTCGGTCAGCCCCTCACCGGCCGAGCCGCGGTACTCCAGCAGCACGGGGCCGCCGCCCGGCGCGAGCTGCTCGTACGCCTTGTCGGCGAGCGGCTGGAGCACGGCGATCAGATCGAGCCGCTGGGCCAGCAACTCGGCACCGGCTCGGGCCAGATGCTGGTCCCAGACGTCGAGCGTGGACAGAGCCGCGTCGCCGCCGCCGCTGCGCGAACCGTGCCGCCGGGCCAGGGCAGCGGTCTTCAGCAGGGTGTTGCGCTGCTTGAGCACCCGGTCGTAGTCGGAGCGGACCCCCGCCATCCGGGGCGCCCGCGCGGTGATCAGCTCGTCGAGGAAGCGCCGACGCTCGCCCGGATCGCCCTTGACCAGGGCCAGATCCTCGGGCGCGAACAGCACCGAACGCAGGATCCCCAGCACATCACGCGGTCTGACCTGCGAGGACCGATTGATACGGGCGCGATTGGCCTTGCCCGGGTTGAGCTCCAGCTCGATCAGCTGCTGCCGGTCACCCTGGACGACCGCGGCCCGGACCACGGCCCGCTCCGCGCCCATGCGCACCAGCGGGGCGTCGGAGGAGACCCGGTGGCTGCCGAGGGTGGCGAGATAGCCGACGG
Coding sequences:
- the recF gene encoding DNA replication/repair protein RecF (All proteins in this family for which functions are known are DNA-binding proteins that assist the filamentation of RecA onto DNA for the initiation of recombination or recombinational repair.), translating into MHVTHLSLADFRSYTRAEVALDSGVTAFVGPNGQGKTNLVEAVGYLATLGSHRVSSDAPLVRMGAERAVVRAAVVQGDRQQLIELELNPGKANRARINRSSQVRPRDVLGILRSVLFAPEDLALVKGDPGERRRFLDELITARAPRMAGVRSDYDRVLKQRNTLLKTAALARRHGSRSGGGDAALSTLDVWDQHLARAGAELLAQRLDLIAVLQPLADKAYEQLAPGGGPVLLEYRGSAGEGLTDAGSREELYELLMAALTEARKQEIERGVTLVGPHRDDLILKLGRLPAKGYASHGESWSYALALRLASYDLLRTESGEPVLVLDDVFAELDERRRERLAELVAPGEQVLVTAAVEDDVPQVLSGMRYAVSEGEVRRV
- a CDS encoding DUF721 domain-containing protein, encoding MTDGMTGGMDQPAGPSPVPEPSGVDLARVALRAAKEQARARGAAAQQKKQARRGGLRSGARADGRDPLPLGAAINRLITERGWEAPAAVGGVMGRWPQMVGPEVAQHCEPQRYDEDARVLTVRCDSTAWATQLRLLAPQLVARLNADLGHGTVKMIKVLGPGGPARRYGPLRSPGSTGPGDTYG